In a single window of the Heliangelus exortis chromosome 1, bHelExo1.hap1, whole genome shotgun sequence genome:
- the LOC139804726 gene encoding solute carrier family 2, facilitated glucose transporter member 3: protein MDSKKKITTPLVYAVSIAAIGSLQFGYNTGVINAPEKIIQAFFNRTLSERSGEVVSSELLTSLWSLSVAIFSVGGMIGSFSVSLFVNRFGRRNSMLLVNILAFVGGVLMALSKLVKAVEMLIVGRFIIGIFCGLSTGFVPMYISEVSPTSLRGAFGTLNQLGIVVGILVAQIFGLEAIMGTEALWPLLLGFTVLPAVLQCVGLLFCPESPRFLLINKVEEEKAQAVLQKLRGTEDVSQDIQEMKEESAKMSQEKKVTVPELFRSPSYRQAIIIAIMLQLSQQLSGINAVFYYSTGIFERAGITKPVYATIGAGVVNTVFTVVSLFLVERAGRRTLHLVGLGGMALCTVLMTIALALRDSVEWIKYISIIATFGFVALFEIGPGPIPWFIVAELFSQGPRPAAMAVAGCSNWTSNFLVGLLFPYAEKLLGSYVFLVFLVFLVIFFVFTFFKVPETKGRTFEDISRGFEGRAEGSSPSPVEKVELNSIEAEKVA, encoded by the exons AAAATCACGACACCCCTTGTGTATGCTGTTTCTATTGCTGCCATTGGATCTCTCCAGTTCGGATACAACACTGGTGTCATCAATGCTCCTGAGAAG ATTATCCAGGCGTTCTTTAACAGAACATTGTCAGAACGGAGTGGGGAGGTTGTCTCCTCAGAGCTCCTCACATCTCTGTGGTCCCTTTCTGTGGCCATCTTCTCAGTAGGAGGCATGATCGGCTCCTTCTCAGTTAGCCTGTTCGTCAACAGATTTGGCAG GAGGAACTCCATGCTGCTGGTGAACATCTTGGCCTTTGTTGGTGGCGTACTTATGGCCTTGTCAAAGTTGGTAAAGGCAGTGGAGATGCTGATTGTTGGCCGCTTTATTATTGGCATCTTCTGTGGTCTCAGCACTGGCTTTGTGCCCATGTACATCAGTGAGGTCTCCCCAACCAGCCTCCGAGGAGCCTTTGGCACCCTCAACCAGCTGGGCATTGTTGTGGGCATCCTGGTAGCCCAG ATCTTTGGCCTGGAGGCTATCATGGGGACTGAAGCACTTTGGCCACTGCTTTTGGGGTTCACAGTCCTGCCAGCAGTTCTACAGTGTGTGGGTCTTCTTTTCTGCCCTGAGAGCCCTCGCTTCCTCTTGATCAACAaagtggaggaagaaaaagcacaagcaG TTCTCCAGAAGCTCCGTGGTACAGAAGATGTGTCTCAAGACATCCAGGAGATGAAAGAAGAGAGTGCTAAAATGtcccaggaaaagaaagtaacTGTGCCAGAGCTCTTCCGTTCTCCAAGCTACCGTCAAGCCATTATCATTGCCATCatgctgcagctctcccagcagctctccgGCATCAATGCT GTGTTCTATTACTCTACAGGGATTTTTGAGAGAGCTGGTATCACAAAGCCTGTGTATGCCACCATTGGAGCTGGTGTGGTAAACACAGTCTTCACTGTTGTGTCG CTGTTCCTGGTGGAGCGTGCAGGGCGCAGGACCCTCCACTTAGTTGGTCTGGGAGGCATGGCTCTGTGTACTGTTCTTATGACCATCGCTTTAGCTCTGAGG GACAGTGTGGAGTGGATCAAATATATCAGCATAATTGCCACTTTTGGCTTTGTGGCGCTTTTTGAGATTGGCCCTGGCCCTATCCCGTGGTTCATTGTGGCAGAACTCTTCAGCCAGGGACCACGTCCTGCAGCCATGGCAGTGGCTGGTTGTTCCAACTGGACTTCTAATTTCTTGGTGGGATTGCTCTTCCCCTATGCAGAG AAACTACTTGGCTCCTATGTCTTCCTCGTATTCCTTGTTTTCCTGGTCATCTTCTTTGTCTTCACATTCTTCAAAGTGCCGGAGACCAAGGGCAGGACTTTTGAAGACATCTCCAGGGGCTTTGAAGGACGAGCAGAAGGCAGCTCCCCATCACCTGTAGAGAAGGTGGAGCTGAACAGCATAGAAGCTGAAAAAGTTGCCTAA